GGTGTCTGTCGGAGAGGTGTTTGTCAGTGAGGTGTCTGTGGGTGAGGTGTCCGTTGGAAAGGTGTCTGTGGTGTCTGTGGGTGAGGTGTCTGTTGGAGAGATGTCAGTCGGTGAGGTGTCTGTGGGTGAGGTGTCTGCCGGagatgtgtctgtcagagaggtgCCTGTCGGAGAGGTGTCTGTCGGAGAGGTATCTGTGGGTGAGGTGTCTGTCGGAGAGCTGTCTGTCGGAGAGGTGTCTGTGGGTGAGGTGTCTGCCGAagatgtgtctgtcagagaggtgtctgtcagagaggtaTCTGTGGGTGAGGTGTCTGTCGGAGAGCTGTCTATCGGAGAGGTGTCTGTGGGTGAGGTGTTTTTTGGTGAGGTGTCTGTTGGTGAGGTATCTGTTGGTGTGGTGTCTGTTAGAGAGGTGTCTATCGGAGAGGTGTCTATCGGAGAGGTGTCTGTGGGTGAGGTGTCTGTCGGAGAGCTGTCTGTCGGAGAGGTGTCTGTGGGTGAGGTGTCTGTGGGTGAGGTCTTTATCGGTGAGGTGTCTGTTGGTAAGGTGTCTGTTAGagaggtgtctgtcagagaggtgTCTGTGGGTGAGGTGTCTGTCGGAGAGCTGTCTGTCGGAGAGGTGTCTGTGGGTGAGGTGTCTGTGGGTGAGGTGTTTATCGGTGAGGTGTCTGTGGGTGAGGTGTTTATCGGTGAGGTGTCTGTTGGTGAAGTGTCTGTTAGAGAAGTGTCTGTCGGAGAGGTGTCTGTTGGTGAGGTGTCAGTCAGTGAGGTATCTGTGGGTGAGGTGTCTGTTGATGACGTGTCTGTCGATGACGTGTCTGTGGGTGAGGTGTCTGTGGGTGAGGTGTCTGTAGGAGAGGTGACTGTCAGCGAGGTGCCTGTGGGAGAGGTCTCTGTTGGAAAGGTGTTTGTCGGTGAGGTGTCTGTTGGTGACGTGTTTGTCGATGAGGTGTCTGTCGGTGCGGTGTCTGTGGGTGTGGTGTCTTTCGGAGAGGTGTCTGTGGTGTCTGTGGGTGAGGTATCTGTTAAAGAGGTGTCAGTTGGAGAAGTGTCTGTGGGtgaggtgtctgtgtgtgaagtGTTTTTCGGTGAGGTGTCTATCGGTGAGGTGTCTGTGGGTGAGGTGTCTGTGGGTGAGGTGTCTGTGGGTGAGGTGTCTGTGGGTGAGGTGTCTGTGGTTGAGGTGTTTGTTGGTGAGGTGTCTGTTGGTGAGGTGTCTGTTAGAGAGGTGTCTGTGGGTGAGGTGTCTGTCAAAGAGGTGTCTGTCGGAGAGGTATCTGTGGGTGAGGTGTTTGTCGGAGAGCTGTCTGTAGGAGAGCTGTTTGACGGAGAGGTGTCTGTGGGTGAGGTGTTTTTCAGTGAGGTGTTTGTCCGTGAGATGTCTGTTGGTGAGGTGTCTGTTAGAGAGGTGTCTGTTTGAGAGGTGTCCGTGGGtgaggtgtctgtgtgtgaggtgtctgtgtgtgaggtgttTTTCGGTGAGGTGTCTGTTGGAGAGGTGTCTGTGGTGTCTGTGGGTGAGGTGTTTGTTGGTGAGGTGTCTGTGGGtgaggtgtctgtcagagaggtgTCTGTAGGTGAGGTGTCTGTCGGAGAGTTGTCTGTAGGTGAGGTGTTTGTTGGTGAGGTGTCTGTGGGTGAGGTGTCTGTCGGAGAGGTGTCTGTAGGTGAGGTGTTTGTTGGTGAGGTGTCTGTGGGTGAGGTGTCTGTGGGAGAGGTGTCTGTGGGTGAGGTGTCTGTCGGAGACGTGACTGTCAGTGAGGTGTCTGTTGGAGAGCTGTCTGTCGGAGAGGTGTCTGTGGGTGAGGTGTTTTTCGGtgaggtgtctgtcagagaggtgTCTGTGGGTGAGGTGTCTCTTGGTGAGGTTTCTGTCAATGAGGTGTCTGTGGGTGAGGTGTCTGTGGGTGAGGTGTCTGTCGGAGAGGTGTCTGTCGATGAGGTGCCTGTGGGTGAGGTGTCTGTGGGTGAGGTGTCTGTCGGAGAGGTATCTGTGGGTGAGGTGTTTGTCGGAGAGCTGTCTGTCGGAGAGCTGTTTGACGGAGAGATGTCtgtaggtgaggtgtttttcgGTGAGGTGTCTGTCGGTGAGGTGTTTGTCGGTGAGATGTCTGTTGGTGAGGTGTCTGTTGGAGAGGTGTCTGTGGTGTCTGTGGGTGAGGTGTCTGTTGGAGAGGTATCAGTCAGTGAGGTGTCTGTGGGTGAGGTGTATGTCGGAGAGGTGTCTGTAGGTGAGGTGTCTGTCGGAGAGGTGTTTTTCGGTGAGGTGTTTGTTGGTGAGGTGTCTGTGGGTGAGGTGTCTGTGGGTGAGGTGTCTGTCGGAGAGGTGTCTGTGGGtgaggtgtctgtcagagaggtgTCTGTCGGAGAGCTGTCTGTCGGagaggtgtctgtgtgtgaggtgttTTTCGGtgaggtgtctgtcagagaggtgTCTGTGGGTGAGGTGTCTGTTGGTGAGGTTTCTGTCAATGAAGTGTCTGTGGGTGAGGTGTCTGTTGGAGAGGTGTCTGTCGATGAGGTGCCTGTGGGTGAGGTGTCTGTAGGAGAGGTGTCTGTAGGATAGGTGTCTGTTGGAGAGGTGTCTGTTGGAGAGGTGTCTGTTGGAGAGGTGTCTGTTGGAGAGGTGTCTGTGGGTGAGGTGTCTGTGGGTGAGGTGTCTGTCGGTAAAGTGTCTGTCGGTAAGGTGTCTGTCGGTGAGGTGTCTGTCGGTGAGGTGTCTGTGGGTGAGGTTTCAGTGGCAGAGGTGTTTGTTGGTGATGTGTTTGTCGGTGAGGTGCCTGTCTGTGAGGTGTCTGTCTGTGAGGTGTCTGTCGGTGAGGTGTCTTTCGGAGAGGTGTCTGTTTTGTCTGTGGGTGAGGTATCTGTTAGAGAGGTGTCAGTCAGTGAAGTGTCTGTGGGTGAGGTGTTTATTGGAGAGATGTCTGTGGGTGAGGTGTCTGTGGGagaggtgtctgtcagagaggtgGCTGTTGGAGAGGAATCTGTGGGTGAGGTGTCAGTCATTGAAGTGTCTGTTGGTGAGGTGTCTGTCGGAGAGGAGTCTGTGGGTGAGGTTTCTATCGGagaggtgtctgtcagagaggtgTCTGTCACAGAGGTGTCTGTCGGAGAGGTGTCTGTCGGAGAGGTGTCTGTCGGAGAGGTGTCTGTCGGAGAGGTGTCTGTCGGGGAGCTGTCTGTGGGTGAGGTGTCTGTCGGGGAGCTGTCTGTGGGTGAGGTGTCTGACGGTGAGGTGTCAGTTTGTGAGGTGTCAGTGGGtgaggtgtctgtcagagaggtgTCTGTCGATGAGGTGTCTGTGGCTGAGGTGTCTGTAGGAGTGGTGTCTGTAGGAGAGGTGTCTGTCAGCAAGGTGCCTGGTGTAGAGGTGTCTGTTGGAGAGGTGTCTGTTGGAGAGGTGTCTGTGGGTGAGGCGTCTGTGGGTGAGGTGTCTGTCGGTAAAGTGTCTGTCGGTAAGGTGTCTGTCGGTAAGGTGTCTGTCGGTGAGGTGTCTATGGGTGAGGTGTCTGGGGAtgaggtgtctgtcagagaggtgTCTGTGGGTGAGGTGTCTGTTACAGAGGTGTCTGTGGGTGAGGTGTCAGTCGGTGAGGTGTTAGTTGGTGAGGTATCTGTGGGtgaggtgtctgtcagagaggtgTCTGTCGATGAGGTGTCTGTGGGTGAGGTTTCTGTGGGAGAGGTGTTTGTTGGTGATGTGTTTGATGGTGAGGATACTGTTGGTAAGGTGACACTCGGTGAAGTGTGTGTAGGTGAGGTGTCTGTGGGTGAGGTGTCTGTTGGTAACGTGACTGTCAGTGTGGTATGTGTCGGTGAGGTGTCTGTGGGTAAGGTGTCTGTGGGGGAGGTGTCTGTTGGAAAGGTTGATGAGGTTTCCGTGGGTGAGGTGTCTGTAGATGTGGTGTCGGTCGGTGAGGTGTCTGCTGGAGAGGTGTTTATGGGTGAGGTGTCTGTTGCAGAGGTGTCTGTCGGagaggtgtctgtcagagaggtaTCTGTGGGTGAGGTGTCTGTCGGAGAGCTGTCTATCGGAGAGGTGTCTGTGGGTGAGGTGTTTTTTGGTGAGGTGTCTGTTGGTGAGGTATCTGTTGGTGTGGTGTCTGTTAGAGAGGTGTCTGTCGGAGAGCTGTCTATCGGAGAGGTGTCTGTGGGTGAGGTGTTTTTTGGTGAGGTGTCTTTTGGTGAGGTATCTGTTGGTGTGGTGTCTGTTAGAGAGGTGTCTATCGGAGAGGTGTCTATCGGAGAGGTGTCTGTGGGTGAGGTGTCTGTCGGAGAGCTGTCTGTCGGAGAGGTGTCTGTGGGTGAGGTGTCTGTGGGTGAGGTGTCAGTCGGTGAGGTGTTAGTTGGTGAGGTATCTGTGGGtgaggtgtctgtcagagaggtgTCTGTCGATGAGGTGTCTGTGGGTGAGGTTTCTGTGGGAGAGGTGTTTGTTGTTGATGTGTTTGATGGTGAGGATACTGTTGGTAAGGTGACACTcggtgaagtgtgtgtgggtgaggTGTCTGTGGGTGAGGTGTCTGTTGGTAACGTGACTGTCAGTGTGGTATGTGTCGGTGAGGTGTCTGTGGGTAAGGTGTCTGTGGGGGAGGTGTCTGTTGGAAAGGTTGATGAGGTTTCCGTGGGTGAGGTGTCTGTAGATGTGGTGTCGGTCGGTGAGGTGTCTGCTGGAGAGGTGTTTATGGGTGAGGTGTCTGTTGCAGAGGTGTCTATCGGagaggtgtctgtcagagaggtaTCTGTGGGTGAGGTGTCTGTCGGAGAGGTTTCTGTCTGTGAGGTGCCTATAGATGTGGTGTCGGTTGGACAGGTGTCTGTGGGTGAGGTGTCTGTTGGtgaggtgtctgtgtgtgaggtgtcTTTCGGAGAGGTGTCTGCGGGTGAGGTATCTGTTGGAGAGGTGTCAGTCAGTGAAGTGTCTGTGGGTGAGGTGTCTGTCGGAGAGGTGTCTGTGGGTGAGATGTCTGTGGGTGAGGTGTCTGTGGGTGAGGTGTCAGTTGGTGAGGTATTAGTGGGtgaggtgtctgtcagagaggtgTCTGTCAATGAGGTGTCTGTAGGAGAGGTGTTTGTCAGCGAGGTACCTGATGGGGAGGTGTCTGTTGGAGAGGTGTCTGTTGGAGAGGTTTCTGTGGGTGAGGTGTCTGTGGGTGAGGTGTCTGTGGGTGAGGTGTTTGTCGGTGAGGTGTTTGTCGGTGAGGTGTCTGTCGGTGAGGTGTCTGTGGGTGAGGTGTCTGTGGGTgaggtgtctgtgagtgaggtgTCTGTTGGAGAGGTGTCTGTTGGAGAGGTGTCTGTGGGTGAGGTGTCTGTTAGagaggtgtctgtgtgtgaggtgtcAGTCGGTGAGGTGTTAGTTGGTGAGGTATCTGTGGGtgaggtgtctgtcagtgaggtgTCTGTGGGTGAGGTATCTGTGGGGGAGGTGTCTGTCGGAAAGGTTGATGAGGTTTCTGTGGGTGAGGTGTCTTTAGATGTGGTGTCGGTCGGTGAGGTGTCTGCTGGAGAGGTGTCTGTCAGCaaggtgtctgtcagagaggttTCTGTCTGTGAGGTGCCTGTTGGATAGGTATCTGTGGGTGAGGTGTCTGACGATGAGGTGTCTGACGGACACCATATAGTTGTAGAGTTAATGGGTGATGAGGTTTCAGTTGTAGAGCTGATACTTGTAGATATTCCTGAGGTGTCTGCTGAACTGGTGGAATCAATACATATTGTTGTAGTAGAGCTATCTGTCGAAGAGATTTCACTTTTTTCAGTTGTTGTGTCAGTTTGACGGGCTGTAAAAGTTGAATATGAATGTAACCTTATGGAAAGGCTTATTATTTGTAAAAAGCTTTTTACATTGAaatgaatacatttatatattaacaGTTGTTGCATAACAATTTAAAATTCATTAAACATTGAAAGTCTCACTACTGTAAGAAAACCTTTCCAAATTATATTTCTACATAAATTCCGATATACTTTAAGGGGGACTTTTGTAgattaatcatttgaaaagcttatccaaaaatatgacatGAAGGTCCTCAATTCAATTTGTTTGAATCAGAGACGTAGATTTAATATTGCTGGTGAAGCTTTCCAAATggcttaatatttttgaataaacgtttaaaatgatttaaagggacactatagttaccataacaactacattttttttcctgGGGACGTGCTGCATATTGTgtggcactgccattcagtgtcaacaccatctgcatggagacactgcattttcctcatagagatgcattaatttaatgcatttctatgaggatatgcttATTGACCAGtggtgtgtttggcttgtgctggctctgcccgtgATCTGCGTCCATGACAGTCCCAGCCAGTCCAATGACCTCCTATGTTAAGCATTGTGTTTGGCttttgatcaacacttctgacgttgtcagccaagcaggcagatcaggggcagagccagcagcagcagactggagtaagggtaagattttaaatattttaagggggtgggagggggctagatggtgtttataacactataggggcaggaatacatggttgtttttctgaccctatagtgttcctttaatattatgaCAAGTATTGAAATATTGTAATATATTGATTTTgattaatatttgtatatttgtatgctATATTTCTAATATTGTGATatgttataaataattttaaaagtttatccaaaaacattaaatcatttggatAGCCTATCCAatgatattaaatcaaggccagaaTCATAAATCATTGCATTTTGttggaaaaaaactaaacatttaaaattatttatctacagaagttatcattaatgtattttggaatatttgtagataaatcatttgaaccaTTGTTTTTCTTTCTAATAATGTGCAATCATTCCTAATCCTGGTTCAACAAATTAAATCAAGCTGAATGTTTGATGGTTTtataaataaaagttatgttaATTAGTAAATTTTAAGAGTTATAGCTAAaattgagcgaacccgaactggaAAGCTCAGCtttgtaccgaacattacgtttttttgaTCCAGGACCTGAACACGGAcatttcactgtatgttcgggttggagtttggtGTTCAGCAATTTAATGGctcgttttgaaaggctgcagggcagccaatcaacaagcgtttgactcgtgtgccctaaGAAGCCATCACatccatgcctactaatggcatggctgtgattggccagtgcagcatgtgacccagcctctatatataagctctATATATaaacatgagctcttattagtgtaggaagAGGATACTGcatctgtgagggacagattaggaaagaattctggtgttgaatctgcaaactacagcgattttttttgtgggtgctatactacattttttaCCCTGCCCTGAGCacagtgccacagagagtgcagtgcagttgcaactgcatgtgtgccaggcacattactttaatcctgttctggtagctcagtgagAATCATCTAGGCAAATACtgcaatttttttggtgctaaatagtacatttgcgcactgcatttcttgcagtccaataaaacccttaaatactactgttacattgttggtttaaaaaaaaaaaaactttttggtgctaaatagtacatatgccgcctgcggtgcacttcatatctgagagtcaaatagaacagtCAAGAAccagcgcatttttaaacattcaaattttttaggtgctaaatagtacatttggggcctgcacttcatttttgagagttaaatagaaccatcaaatactgtgcttacattgcaattttaaacattcaaattctttaggtgctaaaaagcaAATtttgggcctgcacttcatatctgagagtcaaatagaaccgtcaaatactgtgcttttagcgcagttttaaacattctaattctttagctgctaaaaagtaaatttggggcctgcacttcagatctgagagtcaaatagaaccgtcaaatactgtgcttacagagcatttttaaacattaaaaatttttaggtgctaaattgtacatttggggcctgcacttcatatctgagagtcaaatagaaccgtcaaatactgtggttacagcgcatttttaaacattcaaattatttaggtgctaaatagtacatttggggtgtgcacgtcatatctggtgtatgtgtgcaacactggctagttaccgcttctcaagaaagtctaaagacttttttaaaaagtgaaaaataagtgttattgtgatcgcttcatatacagaagtattaatatacatttctatattgtgtaaagacacaactacaaagttaataaccaaacaccaaaacaatgtgccagacaatctaccaataagtctacatcttaaaaatgcaataacccacagaagatatgcgagaatttttttttgtaaatggaactccgaatttactacatcggtcacttgtaatattgtttcacacctacacttgttaaacagatctaagtgatagaaaacagattgatattttctacactagaaactaccagataacaaccTGCTATATTTAATatcctcacaagtcaaactgagaggtcagtttatagggaaaactgttgcctggatacaattctaaaacaatttccatatgtcctttgcagactttacatgctggaaaaacacaggtgccaactgctgtggctttctggaGTGTGCATACCGGccaggagggcagggttgaggagtgggtggaagatgatgtggaggatgatgaagtcctagaccccacatggaatgaaggtaatgcgagtgacgtgtgcagtttggaggaagaggcggtggtcgcacagaggcaccagcacagcataagagggagcaaggtgcaaaagcggagcggccgtcccctagcgctcgtcggcatgtattagctctagaattaccacagttatccaagtaacagatggagcgatcaaagaaccataactgatttaatgagccattcgcagtttcacTGTAGCAGCTGTGCgtgctttcggcgttctcaccctgctgctgctcgcctgtctgcgctgcagcgtaactttggccttcccgctcactgcctcatatgcgacgtgcccacaaggtggaactccaccttgcacatacTCTTGCACAggcggagtttcagctgcagcacgcacgggtcagtcgctcagtaccagacttgccctccaatagatcctcgttaaaggatttaaagtggactcattccaattacaggggctggaaagagtcctgtattgttatttatcgtcactacctccccgtgtcgggagtgggtaatttgcgtGCCTGCTGCCATCCttggatgtggtagccgtttctcaggctccctctccaGAATTGAACCCTGATTCcctgttacccgtggtcaccatggtaggtgcAGAAAGTAAcatcgaaagttgatagggcagacatcGGAATGCGTCGTCGCCGAcacggtcactgcctcctcaacctcctactccacatccacctcctcctcctagagCAGGGTGTAAAAGCGGAGCAGCCGTCCCTTAGACAGTACGCCTgccgcacccagggaccgagcacaccaaagtcagctccaaggagttccctggcgtggtAGTTCGAACGAGGAGAACCCAGtcgattcctgtggcacctcccgataggcAAACAGGAGATGGGGCAGGAATCTCTTTTAATGCTTGTGAGTCGCCGCAAAGGTACGGAGCATTTGCTCCAAAGTACCGTTGGAGCGCTCACACAGGCCATTGCTCTGGGGGGGGTGTAATGGATCTTTCCGTTGATGGCCGCGTCCTAGCCTGTGCCgagtaccacaagcaccgcactggacaccacaaccaccgcagactccacaaccgccatagcttaactggagtctcgccgtcttctgtccaccctggatcggcttctgtcctccaggaccgtgtggggaagacctctcctccaggagagcgtatcaggaacaagctcttaaaagagctaagtgattaaagctcaagggagtatgcagagcatagcaatccccagtgtgattatagcagttccct
This Pelobates fuscus isolate aPelFus1 chromosome 3, aPelFus1.pri, whole genome shotgun sequence DNA region includes the following protein-coding sequences:
- the LOC134601877 gene encoding uncharacterized protein LOC134601877, whose protein sequence is MAALAFWLKLRGWVDFTKHFVIRQTLKGLWKGTKTQDARRPVSIALLGNLVFSLLDLCIDGYKAGLFEVAFLLAFYGAFQIGELVSANRALSVWAPQAGTAGEPVRMHSFRIGTATEAMRLGFGDELVKKVSVVEVSVDEVSVGEVSVREVSVGKVSVCEVSVGEVSVGKVSVGEVSVREVSMGEVSVGKVSVGEVSVSEVSVGEVPVSELSVGEVSVGEVFVGEVSVGDVTVGEVFVDEVSLGEVSVGEVSVNGVFVGEVSVGEVSVVSVGEVSIGKVSVGEVFVSEVSVGEVSVGKVSVVSVGEVSVGEMSVGEVSVGEVSAGDVSVREVPVGEVSVGEVSVGEVSVGELSVGEVSVGEVSAEDVSVREVSVREVSVGEVSVGELSIGEVSVGEVFFGEVSVGEVSVGVVSVREVSIGEVSIGEVSVGEVSVGELSVGEVSVGEVSVGEVFIGEVSVGKVSVREVSVREVSVGEVSVGELSVGEVSVGEVSVGEVFIGEVSVGEVFIGEVSVGEVSVREVSVGEVSVGEVSVSEVSVGEVSVDDVSVDDVSVGEVSVGEVSVGEVTVSEVPVGEVSVGKVFVGEVSVGDVFVDEVSVGAVSVGVVSFGEVSVVSVGEVSVKEVSVGEVSVGEVSVCEVFFGEVSIGEVSVGEVSVGEVSVGEVSVGEVSVVEVFVGEVSVGEVSVREVSVGEVSVKEVSVGEVSVGEVFVGELSVGELFDGEVSVGEVFFSEVFVREMSVEVSVVSVGEVFVGEVSVGEVSVREVSVGEVSVGELSVGEVFVGEVSVGEVSVGEVSVGEVFVGEVSVGEVSVGEVSVGEVSVGDVTVSEVSVGELSVGEVSVGEVFFGEVSVREVSVGEVSLGEVSVNEVSVGEVSVGEVSVGEVSVDEVPVGEVSVGEVSVGEVSVGEVFVGELSVGELFDGEMSVGEVFFGEVSVGEVFVGEMSVGEVSVGEVSVVSVGEVSVGEVSVSEVSVGEVYVGEVSVGEVSVGEVFFGEVFVGEVSVGEVSVGEVSVGEVSVGEVSVREVSVGELSVGEVSVCEVFFGEVSVREVSVGEVSVGEVSVNEVSVGEVSVGEVSVDEVPVGEVSVGEVSVG